Proteins from a genomic interval of Patescibacteria group bacterium:
- a CDS encoding nucleotidyl transferase AbiEii/AbiGii toxin family protein, whose protein sequence is MTIDKLYPEILSKSQKEILETLSFFKKYKFYLAGGTALALQIGHRTSVDFDFYKETKIRPLILLSEFKKNFINTKIKITEATSSDFRTVIRNVDLTAFYYPYPLIRDFVKFSDINLASVEDITAMKIIAIVQRGRQRDFFDIYYLLKRYTLGQILEFVQEKHPEYDIYTCLRALIYFQDADGEGRDTRIKLFDKTATWSKVKKVLLIEVKNFCKNRGIRI, encoded by the coding sequence ATGACTATCGATAAATTATATCCAGAAATATTATCCAAAAGTCAGAAAGAAATTTTAGAGACACTCTCTTTTTTTAAGAAGTATAAATTTTATCTGGCTGGTGGCACGGCTTTAGCTTTGCAGATTGGGCATCGGACTTCAGTGGATTTTGATTTTTATAAAGAAACAAAAATAAGACCGCTTATTTTATTATCAGAGTTCAAGAAAAATTTTATAAACACTAAAATAAAAATTACCGAAGCCACATCCTCTGATTTTAGAACTGTCATCAGGAATGTTGATCTTACTGCTTTTTATTATCCGTATCCTCTGATTAGAGATTTTGTTAAGTTTTCAGATATCAATTTGGCGAGTGTTGAAGATATCACCGCCATGAAAATAATTGCTATAGTTCAGCGGGGCAGGCAAAGAGATTTTTTTGACATTTACTATCTTTTGAAAAGATATACATTGGGTCAGATTTTAGAGTTTGTTCAGGAGAAACATCCAGAGTATGATATTTATACTTGCTTGCGAGCCTTGATTTATTTTCAAGATGCTGATGGAGAAGGAAGAGATACAAGAATAAAGTTATTTGATAAAACCGCCACTTGGTCAAAAGTTAAGAAAGTCCTGCTTATAGAAGTTAAAAACTTTTGCAAAAACAGGGGAATAAGGATTTAA
- a CDS encoding DUF86 domain-containing protein, translating into MELNLDIEKVKTLMNDIEKSIDILKKYQDLSLAEFQKNQTAIDQVAYRLQRAIEGMISLGTHILAKTPGEGIQKDYGSIFLSLSKLGIIPDDRAVVFRKMASYRNRLVHDYYHVTEEELHDKMQNNLGDFEEFLGYVSDYLEKIKYEKK; encoded by the coding sequence ATGGAGCTTAACCTAGACATAGAAAAGGTTAAAACATTAATGAATGATATTGAAAAGTCTATTGATATTCTTAAAAAGTATCAGGATTTGTCATTGGCAGAATTTCAAAAGAACCAAACAGCAATTGACCAGGTTGCTTATCGGCTCCAGCGAGCCATTGAAGGCATGATTAGTTTGGGTACGCATATTTTGGCAAAGACACCCGGTGAAGGTATTCAAAAAGATTATGGTTCAATATTTTTGAGTTTGTCAAAGTTAGGCATTATCCCAGATGACAGAGCAGTAGTTTTTCGAAAAATGGCAAGTTATCGTAATCGCCTGGTTCACGATTATTATCATGTTACTGAAGAAGAATTGCATGATAAAATGCAAAATAACCTGGGCGATTTTGAGGAATTTTTGGGCTATGTCTCTGATTATTTAGAGAAGATAAAATATGAGAAAAAATAA